From the genome of Setaria viridis chromosome 1, Setaria_viridis_v4.0, whole genome shotgun sequence:
CCGAATCCACCACCGTCACCACTGATGCATGATGATTAGCTTGGAATCTGCAAGTTTGAGAAGGTACAATGATGCTCCAAGCCCCTAATCATGGCATCCACACCCAGCATTTTCCTCCAGGGCCCCCTGAAAACGGCGTCGAGCTGGTTTTCAACGACGGCGACGCGACCCGCGAGGCGGTCACCGTCGTCGCGCTTTTCGGTAAGATTGGAGGTGATCGGGGGGGAGATCCTGCTGTAAGAGTGGCCACCTCACTTTGTGCCGCTGGAGGGGAGCAAAGCACTGCCGGCTCCCTTCCACAGTTCCATGAGGTCGAATCAGCCACCATTCCACTCTTGCATTTCTTAATCTGGAGGCGTTTTGCATCACTCTTTTCAGCCTTTGGAGAGAAAGGAGAACACAGAGGGAAAAAGAGGATCAGATGTGCCTTTGCTTCTGCCAAACTATTCTGTTGCGTAATTGCGACTACTCGTTCTGTTTAAGGATGAACACAAGTTCAGTTGTTTTGAATAAATATGGATTACGATCAGGGGGCAAACCTGCTTTGTTGCAAAGGAAGCGGCTTTTGAGCAGGTGGTTTGGTCTTGGTTCTCAAGAAATGTATGGCCTCTCTCTTGCCAGGTGAGTCCAGATCCTCATCCTTCCCAGAGGGAATCAGCCACCAAATGATTGGTTGCTTGAATGGATGATCATTGTTCAGCAAAGCGGAAAAGAATGAGTGCATCATCCCAACAGATTGGCATCATGTAAAGCAGTTTTGATCTTTAGAAATGCCATCATGAGCCAATGATGAGAGCTGAACTTAACAAAGAAAAACTTTGCACAAGAGAAGGTACATTGATATTCCAAAGGACGAGCAGTTCTCTTTATTCTTGTACAGGTATATGTACAACGTCCTCAACTTTACAAGCTCATGCAATATACATTTGATGCAGTTTTGTAATTTTTGTTGTGAAATCTTGATGTATAGACAGTTGCCAAGCAAGAGGAAGCTTCCATCAGATGCAGATATCCATTCTCTCCTAAAAATCTGCCATCATCTGCAGTACTGCGTTCTAATGGGATCCAAGGAATTCATATGCATAGTCTTCAGCAGGTACTTATTGCCAAGCGTAAAGGTTTTCCCTTAAGATGTCCCTTCTGATTTGCTGTTCCTGTGAACAGATAACAAACAACAGGTTAGAGACGTGTGGGTAAAAATGAAAGAGTACGGTCATTGTTTCGTAATAATCTATGTGCCTGAAGCTAATATAGCTTGTATTCACAATCATAGTGAAACTTCTGTGGGTAAGCACGTTATGACTGAAACATTGGGGTATATCTGAAAGTGAAGCAGCAATCTGAATAACAAGTGTTTTCTGAGCACCCAAAATACATCACTGTTATTGTTATCTACATTGACCAAATTCCAGATAAAATTTGCTAGTAAGCACGATACATTGTAAAGTTATTGGATGGAACAAAAAACGTCCATCAGAATAACCAAAAGGTTCTAGAATGCATGAAACCATTCCTGGCCAAGTTGGAGAGGCTTTCAACCACTGGTACATGACAATGGTACCAAATGTTGCCATAGCAGACAACTACAAACAGCTATCAGTAACCTAGCAGTACCAAATTTGGTACCATCTGTTGTCAGTCTGCCATTCTTAGGTTCTATGTACTTGCCGATTACTGACATGATATTAAGGTGCAAATGAAATAGTGTGCTAAAAAAAGGGGGGAGACAGGTACTTTTCTTGCAGTTATTGGTGTTGCAGGTCAAGGTAAAATATGAACACTTTGAGTAAGGAGATAAAGATGAATAAAATACTACATCATAAGAGTTTACAGATATCCATCTTTAAAGACACTTGAAAGGCTTCATAAACTACTTTGGTCACAGTTTGTTTGTTACTATTACCTCCAGTCATTGATATATGATGCTTTGGACAAACAAAATGAACTAGTTTTAATTTGTCTTGGTTGTCCAAAACGTCATGTACTAATGACTAGAGGGAATATATAAACAACATAGATCCCGACGGTGATAATTCCTTTATTTCTCTCCCATCCCTAACCAACTATGCATAAGTAATTCAATAGCAAAATACAGTTTCTGAGACCGAGAAACAATAGACTGCAGTTATTCAGAATGTGAGGTGTAAAAAACACTTGGGTTTTCTTAAGGAGCAAGTACAATTCTGACATGGGCATAGCCAGGGCTCCAATCAATAAAATGAGCAAGTGCCAATATATCGATTTGTATGGACTGAAATTTGCATTTCTAGGCTTTCTCTGAATTGCAACAAACAGTTTTACTTTAGCACCAATTGCAGACATGAAAAGAGACAACTGAATTTGCAGTAGGCATCCAAAGGGTAAACACGAAAACACAAGAATGCAGGTAACATTCCTTATGGTCAGTTTCACCAGGTGAAGAAAACCTTTAGGCATTGTACCAAACTGCGCATAAAGTTGAGTCAAGTAAGAAACAGATAGCTCCAGCCAACTACAATTTAACTATATTTGCACCCACGCCCTTATGATCATCAACATAGTACGTCTAAATAGATCAGGTAACGGCTGGACATGCAGACACGAGGCCCAGCTACAACCTACTGCACAAAACTGTTTCAAAAATTCAGCAGCGACAGCACTCTACAACACTGAAGCACTCAATATGGGTCCAATTGAACAAAGGCTGGTCAGTCGATTCCCACAGAAATCAGCACCTGCGCATCCAGATGAGCAAAAGGAGGACACTTGTGCGGTCGTGCGGGGGTAAAAGATTTCACCTTTGGGCGGCCTCAGCCTGGGACTGGTAGAACCTGGCGAAGCGGCCGCGATTAGCCGGCTTGGGTTTAGCGGCCTTCTTCGGGCGCAGGCCGGCGATCTCCTGCACCAGCGGCACGTGAACCAGCACCGTCCTCCACGCCACGTACCAGCCTGGGGAGACGAGCGGATCAGGGTTGGGGGGAACTCTAGCGACTAGCCAACAAAGGCAAAGAAAGGGGGGTgggaaggggagcggcggcgtaCTGAAGAGGATGAGGGTGAGGACgaaggcgacggcgaggaggggccggaagaggaagacgacggcgagctccgacgccgccgcgaggccgccgcccgccatggcgccggcggcagctccgTTCCGCGGCCTTGCGGGGGAGGGATCCGCTTGCGGGGCTATCGAGCCTATGACACGCGGGGCCCACGACGGGAGAGGCTGGAGAACCCGTTGGCGCAAGCGTAAGCCTCGTGGCGACTTGCGACGCCGTCTTGACTTCGCTGGCGATGCAAGCAATCGGAATCGGTGCCGGTTTCGAAGAAGAAAGAGTGTGTGTAAATCCAAGTCCAAGACAATAAAATTTGTGTAAAACTTTTTGAAAGGAATATTTGTGTAAAATTACCCGTTAATATAGGGTGCTGGCCTGCTGGGTACATGTTTGTAAACCGGCCGCGagctaggggtgtttggataccgtgtgctaaactttagcacgtgtcacattggatgttcggatgttaattaggaggattaaacatgagctaattataaaactaattgcaaaacccctaggctaattcgcgagacaaatctattaaggctaattaatccattattagcaaatggttactgtagcatcacattgtcaaatcatggactaattaggcttaatagattcgtctcacgaattagactccatctgtgtaattagttttgtaattagactatattaaatactcctaattagtatcaaacatccgagaAAATCCATGGCATTCACGACTGAAACTTCAAATGCCCAAACGCTCATAAAGGGATGCCACAGGACAGGTCACAGGTGGGCTCAAACATTACAGAAGAATGGTGATCAAATTGATTTTTTCGTCGCTGTTTGGACAATAATACAATTACATAAAAATGCGGCCTTCCATTTAACATTTCCATGGAAGATGCACAGGCAGGCCAATCACGCCGTCCAAGCGACACAATGCCCACATAAAAATTAAGATTGACAATGATACAACATCAGGATCATCAATGAGTCAGGCGTTCCTACGTCAGAAGCTGACGGCTAATATGTTAGTGTAATCAGGATTCTAAAATACCTTCTCATGGATGGATCCCTACAGCAGCAGGGCCACAGGACAGATAGTTGCCGATTGTCATCAAGTTCCGAGAGTTGCCCATCTAGATATCTGGATTTCCATTTTTCAGCGGGATTTTGAGAAACCCAATATGCCAATGAAGCAGCTGCTCAGTACCTCCATGTTCAGCAGAAGATCGTTTGTCGTGACCAAATAACATCGTAGTTACTGGCTACTGAACGAGAACAACACAGAAGAAATGGCAAACCTTGCTATCACTGGTTTCCATGCTCTCCCATGGTTACATGTTCTCAATTTTCCTGGTTTCGGTTTCCCGCACGCTTCCTTTTGGTAGATTTTGTGGTGCCACCGTCAGTGGTAACTTTGGCTATCACAACTTTTTGAGCAGGTAGCTGGCCGATGAAGAGCACATTTTGTGCCCAGCCAGCATAGCTTCCAAATCTAGTTACAAATGCATCGGCGACGACAATGCTAAGTTTCGGGGTCAGGCTCTTCCCAGCTAGCTCCGGCAACAGATACTGTGTAGCAACCTGCATTGAATCCATATAATCAGGGTTTAACACTCCCATAAAATAGACTCTGAGTCATATAAATTATGTGAAGCAAATCTTCCTTCTTCAGGCAGCATCCTCAAGTTTgagattttttatttaatttttacaCCGCAGATCATTGCAACAGTTACCGAAGTAGAATCATTTGTGAATGCAGAAGGAACACTTGCATGTCAAACGAGGGTTACCATGTCCAAATGGTCAAAAGTCCATCTGTGTAAAGCATTAACCTTTTGGTCTAACAGATAATGATGATTATAACTCAAATATGCTATGCCCTCACAAATGCTTTTTACAATGAACCAGCAATGACATGCCCAAATGGAACAACAGATGTAGAAGCTACTATTAAGCACTAACATAAAAGTAAGATATAGTATACCTTCCAGACATGTGTATCGACAGGAATAGCATGATTTTGATCAAGGGAGAACAGAGCAATGCACGCAGCAACCTTTGGACCAACACCTGGCAGAGTGCAAAGAGCTTCAATCACCTCTGGAAGTTCCTTCTCACGCAATGAAGCAAGCCATTTTTCACCTCCACCAGGTTTGGCCTGCAGTTCTTTAGTAGTGCCAACAATGTACTTTGCCCTGCTCATTTGTCATGAAAAACACACACAGAGAATTGCCCAAATCAGTATACTACCCTGTGCGCACAAAAGATACTCATGAGTAATTACTGATTTATGATTCATACAGACAGTTAGAATTGGTACAACAATAAAAATTTTCCTGCCTGATAAAAGATGTTTCCCAAAGGACAAATCTAAGAATACTACAAAtctacaaaaacaaaaaaaaagagttttcACACATTTTCAAATCAATAGTGCAAATATCTTAAACGTTATCATTTCCCCCATACAAATCCTCATTGCCTGATTAGCTCAATAACCAGCCCACTGTACATAAGTACATTCAATAATTTCATTTCTCAACTAAAGCTTCAGTACAAATCCTCATTTCCCAATGCTATGCTGCAGATGAATTAGCAGCTACTAGTATAAACAACAGCCGAAGAAAATGTTTGAGCTGCCCACAATTTGATCGTGTAAAGCAGATGAGGCTAAAATATATTTGACGAGCTGTGCTGAATCAAACATGCAGAACGACAGTTGCAAGGCACCAAGAGCTAACCTGTACCCAAACCCGGCCTCCCGAAGCTCCTGCTCCGACACGCGCGCGAGCTGCTCGATCGTGGGGAACCGGTGGAAAACGAACCCACCAACCTCGCCGAGCCGCTCCCCGTATCCCGCCAGCGTCCACGCCATCTTCTCGATCCGCTTGATGTTGTTGTTGGAGGAGCAGAGGAACTGGAAGACGCACTCGACGGGATCCTGCCTGAGCacccgcgccccgccgccctcgaggcgcgcggcgacctcggcgaagcgctcgtcggcggcggcgaactgGCGCCAGAGGTCGGCGAGCGGGACGGCCGCGTTGAGGTAGTCGCacagcgcggcgcgggcggcgggcacgGAAGAGGAGGCAGGGCAGCCGCCGTCATtgtggaggaggaaggcgaggcggccgccgtcggcgtcggGGAGGTGGGAGAGGGAGACGAGGTGCGGCCCCACAGCGCCGGTGAAGCGGagcggggagagggaggtgcGGCGCCAGAGGAAGGTCTGGCCGGTGGGGAGCGTGAGCGGGAGGGAGAggtcggcggcggagagcgggaGTGGGTGCCACTCCTCCTGCGcctcgacggcagcggcggcgagcgggaggaggcggcgacgggcggagggaggggggtCGTCGTGGTCGGGGGTTCCGGGTTTGGGGCCCCGTAGGGGAGCAACCGGCGGCGGGGTAGAGGAGATTTGTGGAGGGGaaggcgggagcggcggtgatctgacgacgcggcggcggcgaggaggcatggcggcgacagcggcggcgaggggaggggacCGGGGAAGAAGCGGGAGGCGCATGGTATTTTACGTGAACTAGGCTCGAAGGCGGAAACGTATTGCATTACAAATTACAGTTTAAAATACTTCGCCTGGGAGTAGCATGTCCTTCAGCAGTTTGGAAAACTAGATAACGTTCGCCTGAAAATTGTAATGCAGCGTCAGCATGTAAATAAACAGGGACGCAAAGGGTAGAGAAATATTAAATGgatagaaaataaaaaggggATAAATTAAAATGGTGCCTGCGCATTTTTACTTGAATTATTAAATGGTATTTGAAAAAATAATAATCATAATTCTTTAATAATTAACCAATGTTTTCATCATTACTGATCAGTGCGCGACATTTGCTCAATCTTACAAATACTCTCTTTATCTTTGTCACAAAACGAACAGGTACATAGGCAGATTTTTTTTGTGTGCGTGTGACGGAGGAGAGTAATGGTTATTTTTGCGAAAGTTATTGGTTCGCGCAAAAGCCGAAACAAACgttacttcctccgtcccaaattataatacgttttgacttttttagatacataatctagatatagtatatatctagactTTGCACAGGAAAAAGAAACCCTCCTTGCTGATCAAACTGGATATTACAAAGGCATTCGACACAGTAAGCTGACCCTTCTTGCTGCAAGTGTTGGAATCCATGGGTTTTGGGCTTAGGTGGAGGAATTGGATATCAGTCCTTATCTCATCAGCTTCTACGAGGGTACAGCTCAGTGGAAGACCAGGACCCATAATTCACAATGCTAGAGGTTTAAGACAGGGTGACCCACTATCGCCAATAAAATGCTCTTTATTCTCACCATGGAAGTCCTCAACCGGCTACTGAAGAAAGCTGCCCAGGATGGTGTCCTTGCCCCACCAACTGACAATGTCATACATTACCAATGCTCTATCTATGCTGACGATGTGATTCTCTTCGCAGCACCAAGTGTTCAGGATGTCACCACTATTCAGGAGGTGCTCAGGTTCTTTGGACGAGCATCTGGACTTCATACTAACCTGGGCAAGAGCTTGATAACCCCCATCTCATGTTCACAGGAACAGCTCGATAGAATTCAGCCTATCCTACCGATCCCCATCTCAGATTTCCCCATCCTTTATCTGGGGCTGCCTCTATCAGTCACGAAACTGAAGAAATGTCACTTCAACCTTTGATTGACAAGGTTTCAGCAAGCATGCCCGCTTGGAAGGCACCTTTAATGAATAAAGCCGGAAGGCTTACCACAGTGAAGGCGGTAATGAGCTCAATCACAGTCCATACCTTTATCTCTTTGAAAGTTCCAGAATGGGTATTGCAGGAAATTGACAAGAGACGTCGGGGCTTCCTTTGGGCCGGCAAGCCTGCAGCGTATGGTGGCCATTGCCTGGTGGCCTGGCCATATGTCTGCAGACCCCTCGCTTATGGAGGGTTGGGCATCCCTGACTTGCGCATCGCATCGCTAGCCTTGAGAATGAGGTGGCTATGGCTGAAGAAAACGGATCCCGATCGTCCATGGAAACATATGCAGCTCGACTTCGAATAGGATAATGATCTGAAAAAACTGTTCCAAGCTTCGATTCAGGTACAAGTAGGAGATGGCAACTTAGCGTTGTTTTGGGTCGATAACTGGATGGGTCAGGCCTCGCCGTGTACCTTGGCTCCGGAATTGTGCAACTTGATCAGGCCACGAATCAAGAATCGACGGACAGTAGCGCAGGGGATGCACCAAAAGCAATGGATTCATGATATTGTCGGACACCTAACAGTAACTGCGTTAACTGAATACGTCACCTTATGGCATCACTTACAGCAGGTTCAGTTAACGCCCGGGGTCGAAGATTCGGTGACTTGGAAATGGGATATCTCTGGTTCTTACTCCTATAAATCGGTATGCAAGTTCTTCTACAGCACCTCCGTCAAGTTTGCCGCAGCGGAACCGATTTGGAAGGCTTGGGCACCATTGAAAGTGAAGGTGTTCATGTGGTTAGCTGTCAAGAATCGGCTCTGGACAGCTGCTAGGAGGCAGAGGCGAGGATTGCAAGATCATGCGCGTTGTGGCTTGTGTGACCAGGAATCAGAGACTGCAGATCACCTCTTCTCCAGGTGCCCATTCTCTATGCAAGTGTGGCATCGAGTCAG
Proteins encoded in this window:
- the LOC117864769 gene encoding uncharacterized protein; this translates as MAGGGLAAASELAVVFLFRPLLAVAFVLTLILFSWYVAWRTVLVHVPLVQEIAGLRPKKAAKPKPANRGRFARFYQSQAEAAQRNSKSEGTS
- the LOC117850649 gene encoding N-glycosylase/DNA lyase OGG1, whose translation is MRLPLLPRSPPLAAAVAAMPPRRRRVVRSPPLPPSPPQISSTPPPVAPLRGPKPGTPDHDDPPPSARRRLLPLAAAAVEAQEEWHPLPLSAADLSLPLTLPTGQTFLWRRTSLSPLRFTGAVGPHLVSLSHLPDADGGRLAFLLHNDGGCPASSSVPAARAALCDYLNAAVPLADLWRQFAAADERFAEVAARLEGGGARVLRQDPVECVFQFLCSSNNNIKRIEKMAWTLAGYGERLGEVGGFVFHRFPTIEQLARVSEQELREAGFGYRAKYIVGTTKELQAKPGGGEKWLASLREKELPEVIEALCTLPGVGPKVAACIALFSLDQNHAIPVDTHVWKVATQYLLPELAGKSLTPKLSIVVADAFVTRFGSYAGWAQNVLFIGQLPAQKVVIAKVTTDGGTTKSTKRKRAGNRNQEN